The DNA segment ctatattttatatattttaatcatatatttttgaaagcaatgtccaaaaggttaatttaaaaccaaaataggtagctattattgacataatatttatttagttacattttatatacatttgatatataGGACACTAACAgatgacatagatgaggccctagAAGGgggaaaattctttaaaaatttcatttatttttaagtgtgaatattatatcactcaggtaaacaaaactaattttagtatttaattatataaaaatattatttaaacattctttacattttgaggttcattaagggtattttataaaaccaAGTTCAAATATACGTGGTactacatactgtaattcatataatcgatttTAAAGTACTTATACTTACATGGGGTACCGATAGTTCGATTTCCTTATGCatattattaagcattcaaaagagcagctataaaggggttattttgtgtttttcttgtaattcaatatctAGTTTAAATTCATGTGAAACGTATGATACAAAACATAAgttatatgtttttcaagacaattaatgacttcaagctaaagcatacgatcatcctaacgctttctttaaaagaaaagaaaatggaatgtgaactaaatatattgtatttattattagTTTATACTATATgcaatactaatttatttgaatttgataaagattccaagttttagaatcagtctaaattccgctttcttgaaaatagcactgatattgtatgatagattaacctttgcacagtttgaaccaatgaccttcctattgatctgacaacacctttaccactagacggtctctctcactgaacccctccacagagcttataactataaacatttctaaagtgcAGTGACTTACTGCAGACACCcccaagaacgcaaatagttacatataaacatagtttaagatgaaaatatgatacagaaataaagaaggTCATACCAAATAgtgattagtttataaacaatgtctccttaaaatatattagccgtcctagttataatcatagctgatatgtgctcCATGTCCAATACAGTGTTAGAAATACCTCTCAGTAGCGCAGTTATAAGtcctagaataattgcttgtttagggtaatgTCTCAAGCATTTTTGTGAACTTACGAAAGTTGAAatcaggttaccctaaacaacatcaactaaaaatgataccccaaattgtatgacctacatttcaataataaatctgtcatgctatcatatttttgcaaaaatgcttcctatatgtcaaggatagatctgttatgtgatttcagcaaacaaaatataaaaaaggaaggaaaaaagctctacagagcaaagagGGAGGACTCTTTGAATGCGCCATTTTGCAACTACCATGATTTTTTCCGCGCCacttttctatttagtgtctgtatacctttaACTGTGACCCctgcattgcttaattctgttgaatctggattgaccagtaatgacacttgactttcattactatgtaTACTTCATAGAACTaattaaatgccagtgcaataacacattcatgtataagaaatataaatttgtcaaacaaatgtattagagaaatACTGGGAAACCTgttacaattcttagatatctattgaatgagtgtaaatatcagtttcttttattttatggccCTTTGGATGAGTCATTTAAGTTGAAAACATGGTTATGTTTATATGattatactgttatgtaacatacaaaaatgatccattgaagggcctttctttttatataaatctattgctccaataaatatacagatatatagATTAACTCATGGACCTAAACATATGaatatttgttccttttttgatattttatacatttgatccatgaatttttttttcctcaTGTTAAGttcagaaatatgatattttaacgattgaaataaattaatttgcccttaaaatgtgatttttagcgatttcccctttaaggacctcatattatttttcctgagtcatgtatattgagtgtgtataaaatgtaattgaataaattttgtgtcaagggttataattggttaatgtaatgaattaacatttttgaaattgctgtagatatatttaattaaaataattcaaaggtagttcccctttggggcctcatgttttcgtctattcaagccaacaaatcgtgtatgtagtccatttctgatcAAGTATACTATAAAACACTTTATAATGCaactttcattttttcttcataagaaacatcttttcacacgcagttttgaaattaaacatacagtaaaatctgattacctccctttttagtacatatgtatcttgagaaataagagTGTTTTGTAGTCAACTTTGTAtattgtcaataccaaatggttgtatggctatgctagtgatatgttatacatgtttagatcatatgaaacattactttatagataaatttcaatttaaatgaaataatattattattttcaagacattttacctcccttttttaaaatgatttaaaaggaggtcccagggcagatatagcgtgtctcctcctcttgtatgATTTGGGATatattaaagtaatttcatgcaaactttggtgctttcttcacaaaggggaacatctttgccattttttgttccatatcttactcgctaaCTGATAATTATGCATTAAAAGAGGTCTTTCAAAAGTGTCATTAAAGTTGAAATTGAAACAACATGGACTACAACCAGCTTTTCCTTTTGTTACATAATTAGTGTTGCATAAGAGGTAAATCTTCTACAGTTTTTTCTTAATCTACTATTAGTTTACTTCCAATTTCATGattcaaaatttgatttcatgttttatattttagttcATATATGGTCTCATGTGCTACGGCTTTGGATCGTAATGGCAAAATCCAAGGCTACTTTTAAATATagatccagatttttccaaacactATAGACGTATGATAGTGGAAAGTAAAGTTTAATATAGACAAAAACAGAAACGACGTCTTAAACTACTACATGTTACGATGTTACGTTTATTTATTTCACGTGGATTATATTTCTGTCTAAAATCTACGACTGTTATTACTGGACGGAAATAGTTAAGTTTTTGAGGtaactgaagaagaaatgttttattcGTTAAAAGAAAAGACGTGTAAGCTGTCCAACTCTATTATTGAGAAAATGGCAACAACGTAAACAAGTTAGTTACTGGACAAAAAGAACGTGAAATGAATCACATTGTGTGCCTAGACAATTATACGTACCGCCGATAACTGTCGCAACTGATTGCGTTTAAGTACAAGCCTGATTACTTTAATGGTTTCAAGGTTTCAAATTTATTGGCATGTCGACAATAaaattgcctttggccatttacattcATAAAATTATGGCAAAGACACACTGTAATATAGTCATACAATAGACTATAAAACAGACACAGTATATAATACAATTACAAGATTATACAAGTTGAACACAAATAACACAAGTGCATAATATTAAGAAACAAATAAACTTTCAATGTAGTTTTTGCTTAAAGACATAGACTCTTTGACAAATTTTGCTATATTCAGTATTTTCCTTCTACTTTTCGTTgacattaaattataaaatttctgTATACTAGGCCAGGTAATGGTTcccaaatatttctttcttaattgtTCATAATTATTACAGCAcaacataaaatggtactcagTTTCAATAACATTTTGGTAACATAGTTTACATAATCTATTTTCTCTATCAGTTCCGTTAAGTCTTCCACGTACTATTTCCAAATGGTGAGAGCTTAATCTAAAACATGTGCAACTTTTTCTCAGATTATCATTGACAATAGTGTTGAGATATTTTTCAAATTCGAACACCTTTTTAAATTTACAGTAATAATATAATTTAGGCATAGTAGTAATAGCCTCTTGAACGTATTGGTCCCGTGGCCtcgttttaaacaaatgtatgtaatttacatttctgtcataaataaaatgtacatttgtaaAGCCAAGATGATCAATAATTGAATGAATTCTAGATGCCCAACAATTGGTATTTACATGATTGCAAATATCTCGATACATCCTATACATTGGAGTATCagaatttttcataacttttaaccaaaattttataGATCTTTCTTTATAAATAATTGATAGTGGGAGTCGTCCGAGTTCACCATAAATTGCACAGCTTGGGGTTTGTTGTTTTACAcctaatacatatttacaaaatctaaTGTGCAGTTTATCAAAATCTTTGTAGTTATAAATACCCCACACCTCTGGTCCATATAGAAGAATTGGGGCAACCATGGTGTCAGATAGCGATAATTTTGTCTTCACATCTAATTGTATTTTATCAAACAAAGACAGCAAGTTGTTGTAAGCTCTTAAAGCTTGATCATACAATGATTTAACAGCACCCGACATATTTCCTGTATACATAAACTTGACAcccaaatatgtaaaattatctaCAATTTCAATCCTTTcaccattaataaaaaaaactcttcAGACctgttttgtttacgtttttcaaagacacatatttttgttttatcaacattaatttttagACCCACTTTTCTGAATACTGGTATAAACTGTCTATTTGAGATTGTAAGGTCTTTGGGTCTGTTGTAAATAAAActatatcatctgcaaataatatCAAATACATCGATAAAAGGTCAAAATCTTTTTCTGTCATAGAATTGAAGTTCAggttttcagtaaaatcattgatgaataaaatgaatagaaGAGGAGATAatggttccccttgttttaatccAATTGTGACCTCGAAAAGGATAACTCCATAGCGCTTGACATTTTAACATAGGACTGTACATTATGAATGATACTTTTGATATGTTGGTCGTTTTACAGCTGATACCGGCTTGAATTAACTTTACCCAGAGCGCATCTTTGTTAACAGTATCAAAAGCTCCTTGGTAATCGataaaaatgcacaataaatttGATTTCTTTGCTAACATTTTTTGTATGATagtatgtaaaagaaaaatagcatcAGCTGTAGAGCGGCCATCGCGAAAACCAAATTGAGggtcattaaaaacattttcggATTCACACCACGTATTTATGCGATTTCTCAatataagtgaaaatatttttcctaCAACATTCACTAGTGTAATCCCCCGGTAATTGGCAGGATTAGCCTTATCGCCCTTTTTATAAATAGGAACTATAACTCCTTTGGGCCATGCCTCAGGATACACGTTATTGTCAAATATATGATTGAATATTGTACAGAGAAATGACGATAAAGCTATTGGCATCAATAAAGAAATCGGCtacattattataataatcaCCACTCTTATAACGGTTTAACATAGATATAGTTTTCTGTATTTCCTCAGTAGTTATCGGACGATCTCATTCTTCAACATTATGTAATACTTCTTTTTCATCATTGAAGTCACTTTGATCAAACTGACTGTATGATTtatttgacatatttgaaaaatattttgcaaaatcatttAAACTAACATCACTATATATATTGTTGGaatttttaaacttcttaatGTACTTCCAAAATTTTCTTGGAGACTCTTTACTCATTTCTAACAGTTTCCGTTTCTCTTTACTATAAAAGACAAATTTCGCCTTACGTTTAGTTGTAACGTAATTTTTTCTGCTAAATAgtaaagtcattttatttacatcAGATCTAGTTTGCATAAATAGACGCTTTGAGGCGAAGAATTCAGCTTTTGCCTTTTTACACTTTTCATCAAACCAGGGTGAATTCCGTTTTGTAGCATACGTACATTTGTGAACCGTTTTATCGTAACATTGTAAAGAAATATCATGCACAAGTTCAGAAAAACTATTCATGCATTGATTTATATCATAATCGCCAGATATCAGTTTTCCGTTATTTCATTAAACAAAGTACTTTTACTATATAATAGATCATGGAAATTTCTAGTATTAGAtgtattccaaaatattttatcatactcAGCCGGTGAAACTACCGGTATATTAATATTACACTTTAAAGAGAACATTACAGGGCAGTGGTCAGAAAAATCCGTCAAGTCAAAAACTTGCATTTCTGTGATTGTTCTAAAACATTCGTGGCATGTTATTATATAGTCAACCATACTAGATATTGTTCTATCCCTATTAGTAGCCATGAAATGTACAGTGTCCTTCTTCTATTCTACCGTTCACTATAAATAAGTTATTCTCTTTACAAAGAGTCAACAATTTTGATCCAAAAGGATTAACATGATTATCCCAATTTGTGCGTACTGGTAAAGCATTGGCCACATTGTCAATTTGCGGGATATCAATGAACCGGTCTAAATGTAGGTCATTAATATAATCTGCTTGATAACCCGTGCGCGAGTTAAGGTCACCTGTTATGTTCACATCTCCATAatcactatattttcttatatcagAGTTCAAATGCTCgaaaaagtcaaattcaaataaagtaGAGTTTACATATCTGTACATGTTCGAATCCTCCGAGGGTATGTAACACACACAAATATATGCATCTTTATACGAGTGCGtgaattgttttaatattttaaaccatAGTATACCTTTGTTATCTAAGGATACGAGTTCTAAATATTTTCTATAGCATTCTTTATAGTACACAATTACACCTCCACTATTTCGTTTCGCTCTGCGGTTAAAATCTGGGCGTGGGCAGTTAAAATGGTCGTATCCGggtattttaatatttgatgacTTTGCATGCCATGTCTCATTGAAAAGCAAAATTAAGTTTAGAATTGATGCCCTGTACATTCCATAGCAAAAATGATAACTGTTCCTCTATACCCCCTAACTGTACCCTGCACTTGCAACATTTTCCACTGTGTACATTGTGTTAATGTATAATTTGTCGTATGACAAGTACGCTTTTTTGCCACCCTCTTTGGCTTTCACTAATATAGGAATCAGCGCCTTGCGTCGGTCTTGGATTATTTTAGGAAATTTTTCACTCACGCGAATCTTCGGACGAGTTGGCGATGCGGAGGCTCCCGTTTGATTACTGCTTGCATTTTTAGCACTAAGAAACGATTGTAGTGCTTCATGGGCCTTTTGTTTAACCAACACTTTATCCGGGTAGTGATTGAATTTTACTACAATCGGCCTAGTTTTATTTCTATCATACCTATAGCCTAAACGGTGTGCGCGTTCAATTTTTATTGCTGCCTGCGCATCCGGAATTTTCAGCGTTTCTTTGCAATAGTCCAGTATAAGATCGGTGCAGTTCTCAGCGTTTCTTTCCTGTGGCGTTTTGCACTCATCGAAGCCAAAAAACAAAAGATTGTCTCTCATTGATCGAGACTTAAGATATGTCACATCCTCAGATACCGATTTTAATGAATTGATATCCTGTTGTAATTTGGAAACCCTATCACGCTCAGCCTTTAAAGATTTTTCGAGTTCATTTTGTTTAGTCTGTAGGTCGTCGGAGATCTGCGAGTCAAAGGCTTTACTGGTTTCCATTTCAAcaatttttgcattattttatcgaAGTGATGATTCAAGGAACGTTACTCGGGTGTCCATAGATGTCATTTTCTGTGAAAGGGCCAACAACTGTTGATCTACTGAGTCAAGTTTAGTCAATCGTTTATCCATGGAAGTTAATCTATCCACCACAAATTGTTGGAAGCTTTCGCTGGACTGCTGTGTGTATTGTTGCGAGTTTTGTGGAGAAAACTCTGGAGACTGCACTGCACTAGCTTGATTCTTAAAATATTGTTGGGTCAGATGAGGCGGTGGTGTATAGAATGTATTTGCCGGAGtttgataattatttatattGGACATATTTGCCATGTTTATAGGTTGCACATATCTAGGTGTCCCCATCGTGTTAGTGTTTATATCTGTATAAGACGAACCAAATACCTGTTGTTGTGGGGAAATTACCGTAAGCCTCTTTTATGGCGCTGATGTGTTGTCAGGTGATGAGAGAGGTCTTTTGTTCTTATTTTTCTTCCTTGACGgcatttgaaataaagtttacaAAGTAGTTACAATGTTATTGACAACACACAAGTACACCATTACACACTGATAATCTACTATAAGTACAATCTGAATATCCAGTTTTGAACACATAACAGTCCACAATGAAGTCCGTGTTTTGATCATGTCATCTATCGATCCTTTGTCCCGCAATGATCAATGTTTTCCACCTTATTAtcctttaaggaggtaggttaccttcatatttgtatgtgcgcatgtccaaccggaagctaacgtgacgatttacgacgacgtttacgacaaactaaatgtgtttgtatattcattcttctgaaaacaaatcatgaacctgtcttcgatctgatgctttatggtttaataatgcagaaataatgaataaattgccacagaaacgcttcaaaacaatgttgccttaaaatgacgtcattgacgtcatgacgttacgtgtcagttaccgcgcaaaattaatagcttttatcttgaaagtacgtaattctgtgcattttctttgtcttaactattttcaaataaccattatttgctga comes from the Mercenaria mercenaria strain notata chromosome 9, MADL_Memer_1, whole genome shotgun sequence genome and includes:
- the LOC128559296 gene encoding uncharacterized protein LOC128559296, whose product is METSKAFDSQISDDLQTKQNELEKSLKAERDRVSKLQQDINSLKSVSEDVTYLKSRSMRDNLLFFGFDECKTPQERNAENCTDLILDYCKETLKIPDAQAAIKIERAHRLGYRYDRNKTRPIVVKFNHYPDKVLVKQKAHEALQSFLSAKNASSNQTGASASPTRPKIRVSEKFPKIIQDRRKALIPILVKAKEGGKKAYLSYDKLYINTMYTVENVASAGYS